In a single window of the Sebaldella sp. S0638 genome:
- a CDS encoding DUF4177 domain-containing protein gives MEKFEYQVLEFGRSNFISMAIKDIQPTLNKLGADGWEAVSTVTVNRHEGATHLIVFTLKRKII, from the coding sequence ATGGAAAAATTTGAATATCAGGTTTTAGAGTTTGGAAGATCAAATTTTATATCTATGGCTATAAAAGATATCCAGCCAACATTGAATAAATTGGGAGCAGATGGCTGGGAAGCAGTAAGTACAGTAACAGTAAACCGCCATGAAGGAGCAACGCATCTGATAGTTTTTACGCTTAAACGAAAGATAATCTAA
- a CDS encoding DUF4189 domain-containing protein: MRKLLLFTIMLFIVLSIQSLAGCGAQICTCPNGGYVTFGQDCPGSTRTTYYGGIAINPHTRAFYSSWNYKNGEEAEAAALKGCGSNCVSTWASSTYMIIAISEDEKNWGYGASNTQSEAWNKAVAMCQKSGKTCHVALIGYPDEKARYVYWGAVSYNPDTGQTGKTSNGLRKRSTENTALVNGGCTYNPNCYFYAFQTGYGALAKGESNKVYSGSSNKSLKDAEKQAEKNCKKESGDKQCKALVSSEKETKK, encoded by the coding sequence ATGAGAAAACTTTTATTGTTTACTATAATGTTATTTATAGTTTTAAGTATTCAATCTTTAGCAGGGTGCGGAGCACAAATATGTACTTGCCCTAACGGAGGATATGTTACTTTTGGACAAGATTGTCCCGGCAGCACCAGAACTACTTATTATGGAGGAATAGCAATTAATCCGCATACAAGGGCTTTTTACTCATCATGGAATTATAAAAATGGCGAAGAAGCAGAGGCAGCCGCCTTAAAAGGCTGCGGCAGCAATTGTGTCTCAACTTGGGCAAGTTCTACTTATATGATAATAGCAATTTCTGAAGATGAGAAAAACTGGGGTTATGGGGCTTCTAATACTCAAAGTGAGGCTTGGAATAAGGCAGTTGCTATGTGTCAAAAATCAGGAAAGACATGCCATGTTGCATTAATTGGTTACCCTGATGAAAAAGCCAGATATGTCTATTGGGGAGCGGTTTCCTATAATCCTGATACAGGTCAGACAGGAAAAACTTCGAACGGACTTCGAAAAAGATCTACTGAAAATACAGCTCTTGTAAACGGTGGATGCACTTATAATCCCAATTGTTATTTCTACGCCTTTCAAACTGGTTATGGCGCATTAGCTAAAGGAGAATCAAATAAAGTTTACTCAGGTTCTTCAAATAAAAGTCTGAAAGATGCAGAAAAACAGGCTGAAAAAAATTGTAAAAAAGAAAGCGGCGATAAACAGTGTAAAGCACTGGTTAGCTCTGAAAAAGAAACAAAAAAATAA
- a CDS encoding SHOCT domain-containing protein, with the protein MFKVLLEGILWIFIERKAIKKTIKNGNEKIKTLLTEKNERIEKDPYIEIIKYKELLDREIITEDEFQLKKKELLNL; encoded by the coding sequence ATGTTTAAAGTTTTGTTAGAAGGAATTTTATGGATATTTATAGAAAGAAAAGCTATAAAAAAGACAATTAAAAATGGTAATGAAAAAATAAAAACTTTATTGACTGAAAAAAATGAAAGAATAGAAAAAGATCCGTATATTGAAATTATTAAATATAAGGAATTGTTAGATAGGGAAATTATTACAGAGGATGAATTTCAGTTAAAAAAGAAAGAGCTGTTGAATTTGTAA
- a CDS encoding VOC family protein, translating to MTVRILVRGNYGECFDFYTQKLGLAATWGDRNGPYTSFAVKEGETPCFAIFDGNHMTMFEGYKQPNTKAQPDTIVAVIPSDNLDEDYEKLKTAGVEFLGEPQYIEDWGMRCVYFRDPDGNLFELNDTNTV from the coding sequence ATGACAGTTCGAATTCTGGTGCGGGGGAATTACGGGGAATGTTTTGATTTTTACACTCAGAAATTAGGATTAGCAGCAACCTGGGGCGACAGAAACGGACCGTATACATCTTTTGCTGTGAAGGAAGGAGAAACTCCATGTTTTGCCATCTTTGACGGGAATCATATGACAATGTTCGAGGGATACAAGCAGCCGAATACTAAGGCTCAGCCTGATACTATTGTGGCTGTGATACCTTCTGATAATTTAGACGAAGACTACGAAAAACTGAAAACAGCGGGTGTGGAATTTTTAGGTGAACCGCAATACATTGAAGACTGGGGAATGCGTTGTGTTTATTTTAGAGACCCTGATGGTAATTTATTTGAATTAAATGATACCAATACAGTTTAG
- a CDS encoding tetratricopeptide repeat protein → MSEPDDIVSKTNLSAVYFIKKNYQLSEKYYKESIEAGSETAFNNLAVLYHEQKKWDLAEKYYKLAIETGNLEAIANLGDCYFEQKKYESAKKYYEMSLENETNNKKAEIINKLQEIKKAEY, encoded by the coding sequence TTGTCAGAGCCGGATGATATTGTATCAAAAACTAATTTAAGCGCTGTTTATTTTATAAAGAAAAATTATCAATTATCTGAGAAATATTATAAAGAATCTATAGAAGCAGGTAGTGAAACGGCGTTTAATAATCTCGCAGTTTTATACCATGAACAAAAAAAATGGGATTTAGCAGAGAAATATTATAAATTAGCAATTGAAACAGGAAATCTTGAAGCAATAGCTAATTTAGGCGATTGTTATTTTGAGCAAAAAAAATATGAATCAGCTAAAAAATATTACGAGATGAGTCTTGAGAATGAAACTAATAATAAAAAAGCAGAAATAATAAACAAATTACAAGAGATAAAGAAAGCAGAATATTAA
- a CDS encoding DUF1062 domain-containing protein, with protein sequence MEKIIWRVEYTSLPRIKKYCKKCGRKSEFLSSKLFRVNANQKNLDVWLIYNCSNCKTTWKQELFSRVKHNYFSNEILDKFSGNDSDLAHYYTMDCNHLAKAGFEILPPSYTLTGKHIDIYTNNGFKNNFEIHLISDYQFDIKVISILKDKLRISNSRLDYLIKNNKIFCNMNKKIKKCKLQKEQIIYLTL encoded by the coding sequence ATGGAAAAAATTATTTGGAGAGTGGAATATACTTCACTTCCAAGAATAAAAAAATATTGTAAAAAGTGCGGAAGAAAAAGCGAATTTTTATCATCTAAATTATTTAGGGTAAATGCCAATCAGAAGAATCTCGATGTATGGCTTATTTATAACTGCTCAAATTGCAAAACTACATGGAAACAAGAGTTATTTTCAAGAGTGAAACACAATTATTTTTCCAATGAAATACTTGATAAATTTTCTGGAAATGATAGTGATTTAGCTCATTATTACACTATGGACTGTAATCATTTAGCAAAAGCAGGATTTGAAATATTGCCTCCGAGTTATACTTTAACAGGGAAACACATTGATATCTATACCAACAATGGTTTTAAGAATAATTTTGAAATACACCTGATATCGGATTATCAGTTTGATATTAAAGTAATATCTATTTTGAAAGATAAACTGAGGATTTCTAACAGCCGGTTAGATTATTTAATTAAAAATAACAAGATTTTTTGTAATATGAATAAGAAAATTAAAAAATGTAAATTACAAAAAGAACAGATAATATATTTGACATTATAG